One Fibrobacter sp. UWB10 DNA segment encodes these proteins:
- the tpiA gene encoding triose-phosphate isomerase: MRQYIIAGNWKMNKTVSESIQLAKDIVEAVKDVKKTEVVIAPTYLAAAKVADVIKGSNVKLAIQDIHWKDQGAYTGKVSVDMVKEIGAEYIIIGHSEQRQYFHETEETVNLKVKKTLEAGLKPIICIGETLDQRNGGILKEVLGLQIKGAFKDVSAEDAAKCVLAYEPVWAIGTGVTATDEQAQDTQAYARSVVKEIYGEAVAEGMRIQYGGSMKGANAAGLLAQKDIDGGLIGGAGLKANTFKEIIDAAEAR, from the coding sequence ATGCGTCAGTATATCATCGCTGGTAACTGGAAGATGAACAAGACCGTTAGCGAATCCATTCAGCTCGCTAAGGATATCGTGGAAGCCGTCAAGGACGTGAAGAAGACCGAAGTGGTCATCGCCCCGACTTACCTCGCCGCCGCTAAGGTCGCCGACGTCATCAAGGGTTCCAACGTGAAGCTCGCCATCCAGGACATTCACTGGAAGGACCAGGGCGCATACACTGGTAAGGTTTCTGTGGACATGGTCAAGGAAATCGGTGCTGAATACATCATCATCGGTCACTCCGAACAGCGTCAGTACTTCCACGAAACCGAAGAAACTGTGAACCTCAAGGTCAAGAAGACCCTCGAAGCCGGTCTGAAGCCGATCATCTGCATTGGCGAAACCCTCGACCAGCGTAACGGTGGCATCCTGAAGGAAGTCCTCGGCCTCCAGATCAAGGGCGCTTTCAAGGACGTTTCTGCTGAAGACGCCGCCAAGTGCGTTCTCGCTTACGAACCGGTTTGGGCAATCGGTACCGGCGTTACCGCTACCGACGAACAGGCTCAGGACACCCAGGCCTACGCTCGTTCCGTTGTGAAGGAAATTTACGGCGAAGCTGTTGCTGAAGGCATGCGCATTCAGTACGGTGGTTCCATGAAGGGTGCAAACGCTGCCGGCCTCCTCGCTCAGAAGGATATCGACGGTGGTTTGATCGGTGGTGCAGGCCTCAAGGCTAACACCTTCAAGGAAATCATCGACGCAGCTGAAGCTCGCTAA
- a CDS encoding cellulase family glycosylhydrolase, whose product MKKILSIMAMAAVSAMAISASRVGPVSTYGELKANGSKLSGSCPQYANEAVQVKGMSLFWSSAADSATAFYTEKAVNLMVKDMGIEVLRFAMGVSNSFDKGRGYITGGEDLQKAYLKNVVNAAIENDIYVIIDWHIESSTGYTDDAVKFFDYAAETYGEYNNVIFEVWNEPTGGWSEVKSHADRVISAIRKHSDNLILIGSTGWSSNPAECAGSFSDKNYGCTLHFYAATHPANGDKAQSAASAMSKGVPVFATEWGTVSADGNGGANQGESEKWISWMDQNKISWANWSASAVNEGSAAFNKINLDNGLSYSTSGNMVKGWMNKGKSYKDCGLQNGSSSGNSGFSTGVANGAKTDLIDDVEDNDHYAYTGGFWSAWTDAGESGTNGVGKSTLTNAKWENDFGKEVYDVLLPSDGGKNTSKYMVGMKGIKLARGTYEYAPYADLGLNLTKDTTVFNMKSCKSISYKFKGASHNFRLETSLVTNWNFHHVNKDASEEWKEVELTWDQFNQEDWGDNDKHFNLKDKGLDKVMRLAWEVKGVLNVPDAQNQPSLDYLYVDDVRCDGMSISAISGGAGDTPKSSSSSVGGKSSSSSKGGKSSSSGTPTLSSSSVAPVITDLLVIDDVEDVDEVLNTTGTWYAYTDVEGGGQSAITNTYDPALPGYVVVFPGTKDATNGTKGFVGLEGISWKDGTLSYDPFVALGVNLNADTSKGVDLTNCPAISYRYKGNGHTIKLQDGQVTDFAFHNRRVETAAEWTTITFAQAEFKQPSWTETKVDFNWANVKKISWEVIGALGYSDEFQPELNYLYVDDLKCVSSAAGVRVSRKAASDLKLTVNGDMLNVVTTGAARIQVFDMQGNMVMNRVESAAGNHQVSFQGMNRGNYVVRVKSAGIAKTARISIR is encoded by the coding sequence ATGAAAAAGATTCTTTCAATCATGGCCATGGCTGCGGTGTCCGCCATGGCAATCAGTGCGAGCAGGGTGGGTCCTGTAAGCACTTACGGTGAACTTAAAGCAAATGGCAGTAAACTTTCGGGTTCTTGCCCGCAGTATGCAAATGAAGCCGTCCAGGTGAAGGGCATGAGCCTTTTCTGGAGTTCCGCTGCTGATAGTGCAACTGCTTTCTACACGGAAAAAGCAGTGAACCTCATGGTGAAGGACATGGGCATCGAAGTGCTCCGCTTTGCTATGGGTGTGAGCAACAGCTTTGACAAGGGTCGTGGCTATATCACTGGCGGTGAAGACCTGCAGAAGGCTTACCTCAAGAACGTGGTGAACGCTGCCATTGAAAACGACATTTACGTGATTATCGACTGGCACATCGAAAGCTCTACGGGCTATACCGATGATGCTGTCAAGTTCTTTGACTATGCCGCAGAAACCTACGGTGAATACAACAACGTGATTTTCGAAGTCTGGAACGAACCCACCGGTGGCTGGAGCGAAGTCAAGAGCCATGCTGATAGGGTTATTTCTGCCATTCGTAAGCACTCTGACAACCTGATTCTTATCGGTAGTACAGGTTGGTCCAGTAATCCTGCTGAATGTGCTGGCTCCTTTAGCGATAAAAACTACGGCTGTACGCTTCACTTCTACGCAGCCACCCACCCTGCTAACGGTGACAAGGCTCAGTCTGCAGCAAGTGCCATGAGCAAGGGCGTTCCGGTGTTTGCAACGGAATGGGGTACCGTTTCTGCCGATGGTAACGGCGGTGCCAACCAGGGTGAAAGCGAAAAGTGGATTTCCTGGATGGATCAGAACAAGATTTCTTGGGCAAACTGGTCCGCTTCTGCTGTGAACGAAGGTTCTGCAGCATTTAACAAGATTAACCTTGATAACGGCCTTTCTTACTCCACCTCCGGTAACATGGTTAAGGGCTGGATGAACAAGGGCAAGTCTTACAAGGATTGCGGCCTCCAGAACGGTAGCAGCTCTGGTAACTCCGGCTTCTCTACCGGTGTTGCTAACGGCGCAAAGACCGATTTGATCGATGACGTGGAAGATAATGACCATTATGCTTATACTGGTGGTTTCTGGTCTGCATGGACTGATGCTGGCGAAAGCGGCACCAATGGTGTTGGTAAGTCTACCTTGACCAATGCCAAGTGGGAAAATGACTTCGGCAAGGAAGTCTATGACGTTCTCCTTCCGTCCGATGGTGGCAAGAACACCTCTAAGTACATGGTTGGTATGAAGGGTATCAAGCTTGCTAGAGGTACCTACGAATACGCTCCGTATGCTGACCTCGGCTTGAACCTCACGAAGGACACCACCGTGTTCAACATGAAGTCCTGCAAGTCCATCAGCTACAAGTTCAAGGGCGCTAGCCACAACTTCCGTCTCGAAACCTCTCTCGTGACCAACTGGAACTTCCACCACGTGAACAAGGACGCTTCCGAAGAATGGAAGGAAGTGGAACTCACTTGGGATCAGTTCAACCAGGAAGACTGGGGCGATAACGACAAGCACTTCAACCTCAAGGACAAGGGCCTCGACAAGGTCATGCGCCTCGCTTGGGAAGTCAAGGGTGTGCTGAATGTCCCGGATGCTCAGAACCAGCCGTCTCTCGATTACCTCTATGTGGATGACGTACGTTGCGATGGCATGTCCATTTCCGCCATTAGCGGTGGTGCTGGCGATACTCCGAAGTCTTCTTCCTCTTCTGTCGGTGGCAAGTCTAGCTCCAGCAGCAAGGGTGGCAAGTCCAGCTCCAGCGGCACTCCGACTCTGTCTTCTTCTTCTGTTGCTCCGGTGATTACTGACCTTCTGGTTATTGATGACGTTGAAGACGTTGATGAAGTTCTCAATACCACTGGTACTTGGTACGCTTACACCGACGTTGAAGGCGGTGGACAGTCTGCAATTACCAACACCTATGATCCGGCTCTTCCGGGTTATGTCGTTGTGTTCCCGGGTACCAAGGATGCTACTAACGGCACGAAGGGCTTTGTTGGCCTCGAAGGAATTTCTTGGAAAGACGGTACGCTCTCGTACGATCCGTTCGTTGCTCTTGGTGTTAACCTGAACGCTGACACCTCTAAGGGTGTTGACCTGACCAACTGCCCGGCTATCAGCTACCGCTATAAGGGTAACGGTCATACCATCAAGCTTCAGGACGGTCAGGTGACTGACTTCGCCTTCCATAACCGTAGGGTTGAAACAGCTGCTGAATGGACCACGATTACCTTCGCTCAGGCCGAATTCAAGCAGCCGAGCTGGACTGAAACTAAGGTTGACTTCAACTGGGCTAACGTCAAGAAAATCTCCTGGGAAGTCATCGGTGCTCTCGGTTACTCTGACGAATTCCAGCCGGAACTCAACTACCTCTATGTGGATGACCTGAAGTGCGTCTCTTCTGCCGCAGGTGTCCGCGTGTCTCGCAAGGCTGCAAGCGACCTCAAGCTCACTGTGAACGGCGATATGCTGAACGTGGTGACCACTGGCGCTGCTCGCATCCAGGTGTTCGACATGCAGGGTAACATGGTGATGAACCGCGTCGAAAGTGCCGCCGGTAATCATCAGGTGTCCTTCCAGGGCATGAACCGCGGTAACTATGTTGTCCGCGTGAAGTCTGCTGGCATTGCCAAGACTGCTCGCATCAGCATCCGCTAA
- the secG gene encoding preprotein translocase subunit SecG, whose protein sequence is MTTLFWIGIVLHVFLCLFLMLLVLVQNDKMGGLAGLGGMTSQSAFSTAGAATFIQKLTRVVAVIFFIVVFALGLITAKQDQAVEESSMQKATRENAAQQQAPAPALPADFAAPAAPATEAPAAPAAE, encoded by the coding sequence ATGACAACACTCTTTTGGATTGGTATCGTTCTGCACGTGTTCCTGTGCCTCTTCCTCATGTTGCTCGTTCTGGTTCAGAACGACAAGATGGGCGGTCTCGCAGGTCTCGGTGGCATGACTTCCCAGTCTGCTTTCTCTACCGCAGGTGCCGCGACCTTCATCCAGAAGTTGACCCGCGTCGTGGCCGTGATCTTCTTTATCGTCGTGTTCGCCCTCGGCCTGATTACTGCTAAGCAGGACCAGGCTGTCGAAGAATCTTCGATGCAGAAGGCTACCCGCGAAAACGCTGCTCAGCAGCAAGCCCCGGCTCCGGCACTTCCGGCTGACTTTGCAGCACCTGCTGCTCCGGCTACCGAAGCTCCGGCCGCTCCTGCAGCTGAATAA
- a CDS encoding carbohydrate-binding protein, producing MLSFFKTNPWVRSLGAAAFGLAATMAYADNPISTYHYLADPSAAADDSTFYILTDVDDYSPQKNYDYDIVGLNAFTSKDMKNWTDHGMVFRSKREFGDYPNNTWASGIAVHKGRIYIVYPNGASGVGMLTATSIDGPYTDPVKETHGVNYIAASYGSSVIGGCDGIAHCFDPGIFIEDDGTGYVIFGGGENGQRPYGNNLDIIKFTENNGKITIDKNSLTRVSAQNSFEAPYIHKKGSKYYLSFNTPPQVIDYGMADKITGPYTFVGTVIPGISAVPDAHNEGGNNHQGFAEFQGKWYAVYHDRRLVTADEHPGSCTQSGQCTNSPNKENHRSVSIDELTWSGDRMNKLTFTREGPKQIKNFDPYNTYKALTSSKQRNVRSRTDWTKGKPVVHVLTPLATKESWIRVSGVDFGNGAQNLRIKAANVGDGNKVEIHKGSVSGTLAGTCELAKTGNWNSYVDNDCEMSGLSGVVDELFFVFKGSKDSTMGLLEWEFQGTKREPEPQTAFGGKAWDIPGKIEAENFDEPGYGAGNDSYAENDSDNHGDSELRKGTGVDLYEKETGVVVGYNQAGEWLEYTVNVKEAGDYTMYASVATDNSTAGFKLSIDGDEVAEVPVSGSSWDDFTKVKANLTLPAGEHILRFEVTGDWFDIDYFNFVAGKDAPENTTAITAVKLQNKIEKTYNVFSLTGVKVGTVDLSRMDASKALSAAGFAKGVYMLKQAKGGKTFMVNTTK from the coding sequence ATGTTAAGTTTTTTTAAAACGAACCCCTGGGTGCGCTCTTTGGGTGCAGCCGCTTTTGGGTTAGCGGCTACAATGGCTTATGCCGACAACCCGATTTCAACTTACCATTACCTGGCAGACCCTTCGGCTGCAGCCGACGATAGTACCTTCTACATCTTGACCGATGTGGATGACTACAGTCCCCAGAAGAATTACGACTACGATATCGTGGGCCTTAATGCATTTACGTCCAAGGACATGAAAAACTGGACCGACCACGGCATGGTTTTCCGCTCCAAGCGCGAATTTGGGGATTACCCCAACAATACTTGGGCTTCTGGTATCGCTGTCCATAAGGGTAGAATCTACATCGTTTACCCCAACGGCGCTAGCGGCGTGGGTATGCTTACTGCGACAAGCATCGACGGCCCTTATACCGACCCCGTCAAGGAAACCCATGGCGTGAACTACATTGCTGCATCCTATGGCTCCAGCGTGATTGGTGGCTGCGACGGCATTGCACACTGTTTCGATCCGGGAATTTTCATTGAAGATGACGGCACGGGTTACGTGATTTTCGGCGGTGGCGAAAACGGTCAGCGCCCCTATGGCAACAACCTGGACATCATCAAGTTTACCGAAAACAATGGCAAGATTACCATCGACAAGAATTCCCTGACGCGCGTCAGTGCTCAGAATTCCTTCGAAGCTCCCTATATCCACAAGAAGGGGAGTAAGTACTACTTGAGTTTCAATACGCCTCCTCAGGTGATCGATTACGGCATGGCTGACAAGATTACGGGCCCTTACACGTTCGTTGGTACGGTTATCCCCGGAATCAGTGCTGTGCCCGATGCTCATAACGAGGGCGGCAACAACCACCAGGGCTTTGCTGAATTCCAGGGCAAGTGGTACGCCGTGTACCATGACCGCCGCTTGGTGACTGCGGATGAACATCCGGGTTCCTGCACCCAGTCGGGCCAATGCACTAATAGCCCGAACAAGGAAAACCACAGAAGCGTGTCCATTGATGAACTCACCTGGAGTGGAGACAGGATGAACAAGCTGACCTTTACCCGTGAAGGTCCCAAGCAAATCAAGAATTTTGACCCCTATAATACCTACAAGGCTCTCACCAGTTCCAAGCAGCGCAATGTGCGCAGCCGTACCGACTGGACCAAGGGTAAGCCCGTTGTACATGTGCTGACTCCGCTTGCTACCAAGGAATCCTGGATTCGCGTTTCTGGCGTTGATTTCGGTAATGGAGCCCAGAACCTTCGCATCAAGGCCGCCAACGTGGGCGATGGCAACAAGGTTGAAATCCATAAGGGTTCTGTGAGTGGTACGCTCGCTGGTACCTGCGAACTCGCTAAGACCGGCAATTGGAACTCTTATGTTGATAACGATTGCGAAATGAGCGGCCTTTCTGGTGTTGTCGATGAACTCTTCTTCGTGTTCAAGGGTTCTAAGGATTCCACCATGGGTCTTCTGGAATGGGAATTCCAGGGCACCAAGCGTGAACCTGAACCGCAGACTGCTTTCGGCGGCAAGGCTTGGGATATTCCGGGCAAGATTGAAGCCGAAAACTTCGACGAACCGGGTTATGGCGCAGGCAACGATTCCTATGCCGAAAACGATTCTGACAACCATGGTGATAGCGAATTGCGCAAAGGCACCGGCGTTGACCTTTACGAAAAAGAAACCGGCGTAGTGGTGGGTTACAACCAGGCTGGCGAATGGCTCGAATACACCGTGAACGTGAAGGAAGCTGGTGATTACACCATGTACGCTTCTGTTGCCACTGACAATTCGACTGCAGGCTTCAAGCTCTCTATCGATGGCGATGAAGTGGCTGAAGTTCCGGTCTCTGGTTCTAGCTGGGATGACTTTACCAAGGTGAAGGCTAACCTGACGCTCCCCGCAGGCGAACATATCCTCCGCTTCGAAGTGACGGGCGATTGGTTCGATATCGACTACTTCAACTTTGTGGCGGGTAAGGATGCTCCGGAAAATACGACTGCTATTACCGCTGTCAAGCTCCAGAACAAGATTGAAAAGACCTACAACGTGTTCAGCCTCACCGGCGTGAAGGTCGGTACGGTTGACCTGTCCCGCATGGATGCTTCGAAGGCTCTCAGCGCTGCTGGCTTTGCCAAGGGTGTCTACATGCTCAAGCAGGCAAAGGGCGGCAAGACTTTCATGGTGAATACGACTAAGTAA
- the murD gene encoding UDP-N-acetylmuramoyl-L-alanine--D-glutamate ligase, with amino-acid sequence MNSNLIAPVGVLGFGVEGQSTFNYLVRSGIKDIVVMDKNPVNLPEVPAGVNVKVCSGENYMDGLKDCVTVVRSAGVYPMSPALFKFQMNGGLMTSQIQLFLEQTKSKKVVGVTGTLGKGSTVSMISHILTKCGVNNEIGGNFGVPALDLLKNETADRVSILELSSFQLMTLSLSPDVAVVLRVSTEHLDWHQSVEEYRDAKANLVRWQKRDGACVYLKDAAPTAKIASESPAKTKYAVSLNDDGDAVIEGATLTIDGTKLYLSDCKVRGIYQLENMAAATLACKALGIKVADAFEALKSYETLPFRMEFKGEKNGIEFYNDSYATRPDATIAATASMKRPFALILGGSEKNADFTELSQILVNERPNLKRIALIGATAQRMLDSLQQAGLKITANIFPTLEEAFADSLQIGEGGTVIMSPACASFGLFKNYKVRGQVFDKLVADL; translated from the coding sequence ATGAATTCTAATCTTATAGCCCCCGTAGGTGTTTTAGGTTTTGGCGTCGAAGGCCAGAGCACGTTTAATTACCTTGTACGTAGCGGTATCAAAGATATCGTGGTCATGGACAAGAATCCGGTGAACCTGCCGGAAGTACCCGCCGGCGTGAACGTAAAGGTTTGCAGCGGAGAAAACTACATGGACGGTCTTAAGGACTGCGTGACCGTGGTGCGTTCCGCAGGCGTTTACCCGATGAGCCCCGCTCTGTTCAAGTTCCAAATGAACGGCGGCCTGATGACAAGCCAGATTCAGTTATTTTTAGAACAAACTAAATCCAAGAAGGTTGTAGGCGTTACGGGTACGCTCGGCAAGGGCTCTACCGTGAGCATGATTAGCCATATTCTGACCAAGTGCGGCGTAAACAACGAGATTGGCGGCAACTTCGGTGTGCCGGCGCTTGATTTATTGAAGAACGAGACGGCAGACCGAGTGAGCATTCTGGAACTTTCAAGTTTTCAGTTGATGACATTGTCCTTGTCGCCGGACGTAGCTGTGGTGCTGCGCGTGTCGACCGAACACTTGGATTGGCACCAGAGCGTCGAAGAATATCGCGATGCGAAGGCTAACTTGGTTCGCTGGCAAAAGCGTGACGGAGCATGCGTGTACTTGAAGGACGCTGCTCCGACGGCAAAGATTGCAAGCGAAAGCCCGGCTAAGACAAAGTACGCCGTGAGTCTGAACGATGACGGAGATGCAGTGATTGAAGGCGCCACGCTCACGATTGACGGCACAAAGCTTTATCTGTCGGACTGCAAGGTACGCGGCATTTACCAGCTCGAAAATATGGCAGCGGCGACCCTCGCTTGCAAGGCCTTGGGAATCAAGGTGGCAGACGCGTTCGAAGCCCTGAAGAGCTACGAAACACTCCCCTTCCGTATGGAATTCAAGGGCGAAAAGAATGGCATCGAATTCTACAACGACAGCTACGCCACCCGCCCCGACGCGACGATCGCCGCGACCGCAAGCATGAAGCGCCCCTTCGCGCTGATTCTCGGAGGCTCCGAAAAGAATGCAGACTTTACCGAACTCTCGCAGATTCTGGTGAATGAACGCCCGAACCTCAAGCGCATCGCGCTCATCGGCGCCACAGCGCAGCGCATGCTGGACTCCTTGCAGCAGGCCGGGCTCAAAATCACCGCAAACATCTTCCCCACTCTGGAAGAAGCATTTGCAGACAGCTTGCAGATCGGCGAGGGCGGCACCGTTATCATGAGCCCCGCCTGCGCAAGCTTCGGACTGTTCAAGAACTACAAAGTCCGCGGCCAAGTGTTTGACAAGCTCGTCGCAGATTTGTAA
- the recA gene encoding recombinase RecA has product MAKKTTNTPTSNLSADKAKAVEAAIAQIEKNYGKGSIMALGQQPVEDIPVIPTGCIQLDMALGVGGFPRGRIIEIYGPESSGKTTLTLHAIAEAQKLGGVAAFIDAEHAFDAVYARKLGVDIESLLVSQPDTGEQALDIAETLVRSGAIDIIVIDSVAALVPQAEINGEMGDNHVGLQARLMSQALRKLTGILSKSNTCMLFINQLRMKIGVMFGNPETTTGGNALKFYATQRIDIRRIAAIKDGEEVIGNRTRVKVVKNKVAAPFTQCEFDILYGCGISREASILDLATELDIIQKSGSWFSYNNERIGQGRENTRLFLKDNVDLCNEIEQKIRESMKDVELFKLNEGDAIEADDDSEVSVSDDA; this is encoded by the coding sequence ATGGCTAAGAAAACAACAAACACCCCGACTAGCAACCTTTCCGCAGACAAGGCCAAGGCAGTAGAAGCCGCCATCGCCCAAATTGAAAAGAATTATGGTAAAGGTTCCATCATGGCACTCGGCCAGCAGCCCGTCGAAGACATTCCCGTTATTCCTACGGGTTGTATCCAGCTCGACATGGCCCTTGGCGTAGGCGGTTTCCCGCGCGGCCGTATTATCGAAATTTACGGACCCGAATCTTCCGGTAAGACAACCCTTACCCTGCACGCCATTGCCGAAGCCCAGAAACTTGGCGGTGTGGCAGCCTTTATTGATGCAGAACACGCTTTTGACGCTGTCTACGCCCGCAAGCTCGGTGTGGATATCGAATCGCTCCTGGTTTCCCAGCCGGATACCGGTGAACAGGCCCTCGACATTGCCGAAACCCTCGTGCGTTCCGGCGCCATCGACATCATCGTGATTGACTCTGTGGCAGCCCTCGTTCCGCAAGCCGAAATCAACGGCGAAATGGGCGACAACCATGTGGGTCTGCAGGCCCGCCTCATGAGCCAGGCCCTCCGTAAGCTCACCGGTATTCTTTCCAAGTCCAACACTTGCATGCTGTTCATTAACCAGCTGCGTATGAAGATTGGCGTGATGTTCGGCAACCCCGAAACCACCACCGGCGGTAACGCCCTGAAGTTCTACGCCACCCAGCGTATCGATATCCGCCGCATTGCAGCCATCAAGGACGGCGAAGAAGTCATCGGTAACCGCACCCGCGTTAAGGTTGTCAAGAACAAGGTGGCCGCTCCGTTTACCCAGTGCGAATTCGACATTCTGTACGGTTGCGGTATTTCTCGCGAAGCTTCTATCCTCGACCTTGCAACCGAGCTCGACATTATCCAGAAGAGCGGATCATGGTTCAGCTACAACAACGAACGCATTGGCCAGGGTCGTGAAAACACCCGCCTGTTCTTGAAGGACAACGTGGACCTCTGCAACGAAATTGAGCAGAAGATCCGCGAAAGCATGAAGGACGTCGAACTGTTCAAGCTGAACGAAGGCGATGCCATCGAAGCTGATGACGACAGCGAAGTCAGCGTAAGCGACGACGCATAG
- the tgt gene encoding tRNA guanosine(34) transglycosylase Tgt — MNRFELLKTSKKSKARLGVVHTDHGDVTTPIFMPVGTEATVKAVTPAQLKDIKAEIILANTYHLYLRPTTPRIAKAGGIHKFMAWDGPVLTDSGGFQVWSLKDLRKITPEGVEFRSILDGSKHFFSPASVMNAQREIGADIIMALDECTPYPSTAKEAEHSLNYTLKWTAEAMQWLKEHPPIHGYDQQFFGIIQGGMHKNLRKQAIERIAELGPDGFAMGGLSVGEPTETMYEIADFCTDILPQDHARYVMGVGTPWNLLELIERGVDMCDCVMPTRNARNGMLFTSEGVLRYKAARHAEEFDKPVDPNCDCYCCRNFSRAYLRHLHHAGESLGFTLASIHNLHFYLHLMREAKQHIADDTFEEWKKEKCEILQRDLQ; from the coding sequence ATGAACCGTTTTGAACTTCTAAAGACCTCCAAAAAGTCAAAAGCGCGTCTTGGCGTTGTCCACACTGATCATGGAGACGTGACGACCCCCATTTTTATGCCCGTGGGCACCGAAGCGACCGTAAAAGCGGTCACTCCAGCGCAGCTTAAGGACATCAAGGCCGAAATTATCCTTGCAAACACCTACCATTTGTACCTGCGCCCGACCACCCCGCGCATTGCAAAAGCAGGCGGAATTCACAAATTTATGGCCTGGGACGGCCCGGTTCTTACCGATAGCGGTGGATTTCAGGTCTGGAGTTTGAAGGATTTGCGCAAAATTACGCCCGAAGGCGTGGAATTTAGAAGCATTTTAGACGGTTCCAAGCACTTTTTTAGCCCAGCAAGCGTCATGAATGCCCAGCGCGAAATCGGCGCGGACATCATTATGGCCCTCGACGAGTGCACTCCGTACCCGAGTACCGCTAAAGAGGCCGAACATAGCCTGAATTATACCCTGAAATGGACCGCCGAGGCCATGCAATGGCTTAAGGAACACCCGCCCATTCACGGTTACGACCAGCAATTCTTCGGAATTATTCAGGGCGGCATGCACAAAAACCTGCGCAAGCAGGCTATCGAGCGCATTGCAGAGCTCGGCCCCGACGGCTTTGCCATGGGAGGCCTTTCTGTAGGCGAACCGACCGAGACCATGTACGAAATTGCCGACTTCTGCACCGACATTTTGCCGCAGGACCATGCCCGCTACGTGATGGGTGTGGGCACGCCGTGGAACTTGCTCGAGCTCATTGAGCGCGGCGTAGACATGTGCGACTGCGTGATGCCGACCCGTAATGCCCGAAATGGCATGCTGTTTACCAGCGAAGGCGTGTTGCGTTACAAGGCTGCCCGCCATGCCGAAGAATTCGACAAGCCGGTCGACCCGAATTGCGACTGCTACTGCTGCCGTAACTTTAGCCGAGCGTACTTACGCCACCTGCACCACGCAGGCGAATCGCTCGGATTCACGCTGGCAAGCATTCACAACCTGCATTTCTATTTGCACTTGATGCGCGAAGCCAAGCAGCACATCGCCGACGACACCTTCGAGGAATGGAAGAAGGAAAAGTGCGAAATTCTGCAGCGCGATTTGCAGTAA
- a CDS encoding SDR family oxidoreductase, which yields MIDVKGKWALITGGCRGVGRLTAIEMAKLGANIILQGRDKTHAEPVMAEIKKYGVECRAVGCNLEVACEIDAALSEIDSWGVQVDIVFNNAGLMSHYFTDYLTNTMEDFHQALAVNFLAPIKIAYHFLPGMIKRGFGRMQLTTSGIANEPELMAYACAKAALTKFVKDFACKLNGTDVMMNVMDPGWLRTDLGGPNAPNAPETVIPGSMVSVLLDDKKSGRWFSAQEFTGMSLADAVEKGKSVE from the coding sequence ATGATCGACGTTAAGGGCAAATGGGCCTTGATTACGGGTGGTTGCCGTGGGGTAGGCCGCCTTACTGCTATCGAAATGGCAAAACTTGGCGCCAACATTATTCTGCAGGGCCGCGACAAGACTCACGCCGAACCGGTGATGGCCGAAATCAAGAAGTACGGTGTCGAATGCCGTGCAGTGGGTTGCAACCTCGAAGTCGCTTGTGAAATCGACGCAGCCCTCTCTGAAATTGATTCTTGGGGCGTGCAGGTCGATATCGTGTTCAATAACGCGGGCCTCATGAGTCATTACTTTACCGATTATCTGACCAATACCATGGAAGACTTCCACCAGGCTCTCGCCGTGAACTTCCTTGCTCCGATCAAGATTGCCTATCACTTCTTGCCGGGCATGATCAAGCGTGGTTTTGGCCGTATGCAGCTTACCACAAGCGGCATTGCGAACGAACCTGAACTCATGGCGTATGCCTGCGCCAAGGCTGCTTTGACAAAATTTGTCAAGGATTTTGCCTGCAAGTTGAACGGTACCGATGTCATGATGAACGTGATGGATCCGGGTTGGTTACGCACCGATCTCGGTGGCCCGAATGCTCCTAACGCTCCCGAAACCGTGATTCCGGGTTCCATGGTGTCTGTCTTGCTCGACGACAAGAAGAGTGGCCGCTGGTTCAGTGCTCAGGAATTTACAGGCATGTCCCTTGCCGACGCTGTTGAAAAGGGCAAGTCTGTAGAGTAA